One genomic segment of Panicum virgatum strain AP13 chromosome 2N, P.virgatum_v5, whole genome shotgun sequence includes these proteins:
- the LOC120660229 gene encoding mediator of RNA polymerase II transcription subunit 14-like isoform X1 — MAVELGKQTVELGAVVRRAAEESYLALRELVEKSQAEAEGKGIGAGANGGWQRSDTEKKIDLLKFITRTRQRMLRLHVLAKWCQQVPLVNYCQQLGSTLNSHETCFTETADWLFFMRDDLEKHRAPMFDVPSATEVMLTGGYQRLPRCIEDIGSQNKLSPDEENCALRKLDASVRYKVLVTPRPKEVSNVSVTDGIAVFRVDGEFKVLLTLGYRGNVDLWRILHMELLVGEKKGPIKLDESRRFALGDDIERRMAASDNPFTVLYAILHEFCISLAMDTIIRQANVLRQGRWKDAIRSELISDSVTGQTGNASLMQLVQDGEFDSSGFKIPGLKVNYWLDGKSTSTAEPDSSPFMKIEAGQEMQIKCQHSSFVIDPFTDKEAHLSLDLSCIDVEQLILRAIACNRHTRLLNIQRQLCKNVQISQSPKDVILKRDVTAAKDTNKNTGKKGFSDCFGNEVLQVRAYGQAYISLGINIRSGRFLLQSPENILPPVALTDCEEALNKGSTSTTEVFSSLRTRSILHLFAAAGRFFGLKVYQQSQGTLKIPETILHGSDLMVMGFPHCANAYYLLMQLDKDFRPVFHLLETQCDASDKTNANADAKEAIRCNKINIGQMQVLKNESNTNPFDVKLQALQSVMSPGDLMEGDIPVQNGIEPLPLLPTCSPSFSSIVDEVFENECGSTAAQNHSVPPSTLPSTSHLNSLSVGIQRINPRAVSPMLDGGGSHTQAINTLKVHPSVSLHSYLPSNFRPIQDVNKSLQLVPSSNNNSNQIPVQSSHSGSLGNPVSNHLVRPSTTTGGLEKLITAGSDGASRKRSLSDFLPSIPSLQGLQPSKPRKLRKISQSVQSPLPLQAYSSNLQSRASLTCGDVHEERNNCVPATIYASVLLHVIRHCSLCIKHAQLTAQMDSLAISYVEEVGLRTPSSTLWLRLPFAQDDSWKHICLRLGKAGSMSWDVRINDPHFRELWELNGGSTATQWGVGIRIANTSEMDSHISFDSDGVVLTYNTVEADSIQKLVSDLRRLSNARSFACGMRRLIGVKVDDKVDNNQLSTEMKPQYVNKSNSDASDKLSEQMRKTFRIEAVGLMSLWLSYGTMPMVHIVVEWEIAKGGCTMHVSPDQLWPHTKFLEDFVNGGEVASFLDCIRLTAGPLLALGGAIRPARMPVTVSSGYSTMPKQSNILTQGPLANGSSSSTIHHTPVPSNPAAAHLGSHNLHAAAMLSAAGRGGPGLVPSSLLPFDVSVVLRGPYWIRIIYRKKFSVDMRCFAGDQVWLQPATPPKGGPSVGGSLPCPQFRPFIMEHVAQGLNALEPNFMNATQASGHLNNNAGPLQTAPGASRLSATPGVSMSRPTSGVANHVAASLSRAGNAILASSALASGIGGASVRLTPGAGLPVHMKGELNTAFIGLGDDGGYGGGWVPLAALKKVLRGILKYLGVLWLFAQLPELLKEILGSILKDNEGALLNLDQEQPALRFYVGGYVFAVSVHRVQLLLQVLSVKRFHHQQQQQQAQSNAQEELAAAEINEICDYFSRRVASEPYDASRVASFITLLTLPISVLREFLKLIAWKKGFSQAHGDIATAQRARIELCLENHSGSVSADNTESSLAKSNIHHDRAHSSVEFALTFVLDHALIPQMNVAGGAAWLPYCISVRLRYSFGDNNHIAFLAMDGSHGGRACWLQLEEWERCKQKVARAVETVNGSAVAGEVGQGRLRMVAEMIQKQLQLCLQQLRDGPLSAGSTAS; from the exons atGGCGGTGGAGCTGGGGAAGCAGACGGTGGAGCTGGGAGCGGTggtccggcgggcggcggaggagtcTTACCTCGCGCTGCGGGAGCTCGTGGAGAAGTCGCAGGCGGAGGCCGAGGGGAAGGGCATTGGCGCTGGAGCCAATGGTGGCTGGCAGCGCTCCGACACCGAGAAGAAGATCGACTTGCTCAAGTTCATCACGCGCACGCGCCAGCGCATGCTTCGTCTCCACGTCCTCGCCAAGTGGTGCCAGCAG GTTCCTTTGGTCAATTATTGTCAACAGCTTGGATCAACTCTCAACAGCCATGAAACATGCTTCACTGAGACAGCTGACTGGCTGTTCTTTATGCGTGATGACTTGGAGAAACATCGGGCTCCTATGTTTGATGTTCCTTCTGCTACTGAAGTCATGCTTACTGGGGGTTATCAGAGGCTGCCAAGATGCATAGAAGACATAGGAAGTCAAAATAAACTTTCCCCAGATGAAGAAAATTGTGCTCTGCGGAAATTAGACGCTAGTGTGCGGTACAAAGTACTTGTGACACCAAGACCTAAGGAAGTATCTAATGTTTCGGTAACTGATGGAATAGCAGTTTTCCGTGTGGATGGAGAATTTAAAGTTCTTCTCACATTAGGTTACCGTGGTAATGTAGATTTATGGAGAATATTGCATATGGAGTTACTGGTTGGTGAGAAGAAAGGTCCTATTAAGCTTGATGAAAGTAGGAGATTTGCTCTTGGTGATGATATAGAAAGAAGAATGGCAGCTTCTGATAATCCCTTCACAGTGCTATATGCTATACTCCATGAGTTCTGCATCTCTCTTGCTATGGACACTATTATTAGGCAGGCTAATGTTCTACGACAGGGAAGGTGGAAAGATGCGATAAGATCTGAACTCATCTCTGACAGTGTCACTGGACAAACTGGAAATGCTTCTCTAATGCAGCTTGTTCAAGATGGGGAATTCGATTCAAGTGGTTTTAAGATACCTGGGCTGAAAGTTAATTATTGGCTAGATGGAAAAAGCACTAGCACAGCAGAACCTGATTCGTCTCCTTTTATGAAAATTGAGGCAGGGCAAGAGATGCAGATAAAGTGCCAGCATAGTTCGTTTGTAATTGACCCATTTACAGATAAAGAGGCTCATCTTTCTCTTGATTTGAGTTGCATTGATGTTGAACAACTTATTTTGAGAGCCATCGCTTGCAATAGGCACACACGCCTTCTTAATATTCAGAGACAGCTGTGCAAAAATGTCCAAATTTCTCAGTCCCCAAAAGACGTTATCCTGAAACGAGATGTCACAGCAGCTAAGGACACAAACAAG AATACAGGGAAGAAGGGCTTCTCAGATTGTTTTGGGAATGAAGTGCTTCAAGTAAGGGCATATGGCCAGGCATATATTAGTCTTGGAATAAATATAAG GAGTGGTCGCTTTCTCCTCCAATCACCAGAAAATATATTACCACCTGTTGCGCTTACAGACTGTGAGGAAGCTCTAAACAAAGGAAGTACTTCAACTACCGAGGTTTTTTCAAGCTTAAGGACCAGAAGCATCCTCCACCTTTTTGCAGCAGCTGGAAGGTTTTTTGGCCTTAAG GTTTACCAGCAGTCTCAGGGCACTCTGAAGATTCCAGAGACCATATTACATGGTTCAGATTTGATGGTCATGGGATTTCCACATTGTGCAAATGCCTACTATCTGTTGATGCAACTCGATAAGGATTTCAGGCCTGTTTTTCATTTGCTTGAGACACAGTGTGATGCAAGTGATAAGACTAACGCAAATGCAGATGCTAAAGAAGCTATTAGGTGTAACAAAATCAATATTGGGCAGATGCAAGTACTTAAAAATGAGTCAAATACCAATCCTTTTGATGTGAAGCTGCAGGCCCTACAAAGTGTAATGAGTCCTGGAGACTTAATGGAGGGTGATATTCCTGTCCAGAATGGAATCGAGCCTCTTCCACTACTTCCTACTTGTTCACCATCGTTTTCTTCTATTGTTGATGAGGTTTTCGAAAATGAATGTGGTTCTACTGCTGCACAGAACCATTCTGTACCACCATCTACTTTGCCATCTACATCTCATCTGAATTCTCTTTCAGTTGGTATTCAAAGAATAAATCCTAGGGCTGTCTCACCAATGCTTGATGGAGGAGGCTCTCATACCCAAGCTATTAATACTTTAAAGGTTCATCCTAGTGTCAGTTTGCACAGCTATCTCCCAAGTAACTTTAGACCTATACAAG ATGTAAATAAATCACTTCAGCTTGTCCCTTCAAGCAATAATAACAGCAATCAAATCCCTGTTCAAAGCTCCCATTCAGGCAGTCTTGGGAACCCTGTTTCTAATCACTTGGTTAGACCTTCAACTACTACAGGAG GACTAGAGAAGCTCATCACTGCTGGCTCTGATGGTGCATCTAGGAAACGTTCTCTTTCAGATTTCCTACCAAGTATCCCTTCATTGCAAGGACTGCAACCTAGTAAGCCAAGAAAGCTGAGAAAAATATCACAATCAGTGCAGAGTCCCCTGCCTTTGCAGGCATACTCATCTAATTTGCAATCAAGAGCCAGCCTTACCTGTGGAGATGTTCATGAGGAAAGAAATAATTGTGTTCCGGCAACTATATATGCTTCTGTGCTATTACATGTCATAAGGCACTGTTCGTTATGCATCAAACATGCTCAACTAACTGCTCAGATGGATTCGCTTGCAATTTCATATGTGGAAGAAGTTGGTCTGCGGACACCATCATCTACTCTTTGGTTAAGATTACCTTTTGCACAAGATGATTCGTGGAAACATATATGCCTGCGCCTTGGTAAGGCTGGAAGCATGTCTTGGGATGTTAGGATAAATGATCCACATTTCAGGGAACTTTGGGAACTCAATGGAGGAAGCACTGCAACACAATGGGGTGTTGGTATTCGCATTGCAAATACCTCAGAAATGGATTCACATATATCTTTTGATTCTGATGGGGTTGTTTTAACTTACAACACTGTTGAGGCAGATAGCATCCAGAAGCTTGTGTCGGATTTACGACGACTTTCGAATGCCCGTTCTTTTGCTTGCGGAATGAGGAGATTAATTGGTGTGAAAGTTGATGACAAAGTAGACAACAATCAGTTATCCACGGAGATGAAACCACAATATGTTAATAAAAGCAACAGTGATGCTTCTGACAAGCTATCTGAGCAGATGAGGAAGACTTTCAGGATTGAAGCTGTCGGTCTAATGAGCTTGTGGTTGAGCTATGGCACCATGCCTATGGTACACATTGTTGTTGAATGGGAGATTGCTAAGGGAGGTTGCACAATGCACGTTTCTCCGGATCAGCTTTGGCCTCACACAAAG TTTCTGGAGGATTTCGTGAATGGTGGAGAGGTAGCATCCTTCTTGGATTGCATTCGGCTTACAGCAGGACCATTACTTGCCCTTGGAGGTGCAATTCGTCCTGCAAGGATGCCTGTAACTGTTTCATCGGGATATAGCACTATGCCAAAGCAATCCAACATCCTGACACAAGGGCCGTTAGCAAATGGATCATCTTCATCAACCATACATCACACACCTGTCCCCTCAAATCCTGCAGCTGCCCATTTAGGCAGTCATAACCTCCATGCTGCTGCCATGCTCTCAGCTGCTGGGCGTGGTGGACCTGGACTTGTTCCCAGTTCATTACTGCCTTTTGATGTCTCTGTTGTACTTCGTGGGCCATACTGGATACGCATTATATATCGCAAGAAATTTTCTGTTGACATGCGCTGCTTTGCTGGGGATCAGGTTTGGCTCCAGCCAGCTACCCCTCCTAAAGGTGGACCATCAGTTGGTGGATCATTGCCATGCCCACAATTCCGACCTTTCATAATGGAACATGTTGCTCAGGGTCTGAATGCTCTTGAACCCAACTTCATGAATGCTACACAGGCTAGTGGACACTTGAATAACAATGCTGGACCTCTACAAACTGCTCCCGGTGCAAGTCGTTTAAGTGCTACCCCTGGTGTTTCTATGTCCAGGCCAACTTCTGGTGTTGCTAACCATGTAGCAGCCAGTTTGAGTCGAGCAGGAAATGCCATATTGGCTTCTTCAGCTCTTGCTTCAGGGATCGGTGGAGCTTCTGTGCGACTTACTCCTGGAGCTGGTCTCCCTGTTCACATGAAAGGGGAACTTAACACAGCTTTTATAGGGCTTGGGGATGATGGCGGATATGGTGGTGGCTGGGTTCCTTTGGCAGCTCTGAAAAAGGTTCTGAGAGGGATCCTTAAGTATCTTGGAGTTCTATGGTTGTTTGCACAATTGCCTGAACTTTTGAAAGAAATACTGGGATCAATCTTAAAGGACAATGAAGGGGCACTCTTGAATTTGGATCAAGAGCAGCCTGCGCTTCGGTTCTATGTGGG AGGCTATGTATTTGCAGTCAGTGTTCATCGGGTTCAACTGCTTCTACAAGTTTTGAGTGTTAAAAGATTTCACcaccagcaacagcagcagcaggctcaGAGCAATGCTCAGGAAGAGCTAGCAGCAGCTGAAATCAATGAAATATGCGACTACTTTAGTAGGCGTGTCGCATCTGAACCATATGATGCTTCTAGAGTTGCTTCTTTTATCACTTTGCTTACATTGCCAATTTCAGTACTCCGTGAGTTTTTAAAGCTCATTGCATGGAAGAAAGGTTTTTCCCAGGCTCACGGGGACATTGCTACTGCTCAGAGGGCTCGGATTGAGCTCTGTTTGGAGAATCACTCAGGATCAGTTTCAGCTGATAACACAGAGAGCAGTTTGGCCAAAAGTAACATTCATCATGACAGAGCCCACAGTTCAGTAGAGTTTGCCCTGACATTTGTACTTGACCATGCTCTAATTCCTCAAATGAATGTAGCTGGTGGAGCTGCCTGGCTTCCATATTGCATATCTGTGAGACTTCGGTATTCTTTTGGGGACAACAATCATATAGCATTCCTTGCAATGGATGGGAGCCATGGTGGGAGAGCCTGCTGGTTGCAACTTGAGGAGTGGGAAAGATGTAAGCAGAAGGTTGCAAGAGCTGTGGAGACTGTGAATGGGTCTGCTGTGGCTGGAGAGGTAGGCCAAGGAAGGCTGCGAATGGTTGCTGAGATGATCCAAAAGCAACTCCAACTCTGTCTACAACAGCTAAGAGACGGCCCACTTTCTGCAGGCTCTACTGCATCCTGA
- the LOC120660229 gene encoding mediator of RNA polymerase II transcription subunit 14-like isoform X2, which produces MAVELGKQTVELGAVVRRAAEESYLALRELVEKSQAEAEGKGIGAGANGGWQRSDTEKKIDLLKFITRTRQRMLRLHVLAKWCQQVPLVNYCQQLGSTLNSHETCFTETADWLFFMRDDLEKHRAPMFDVPSATEVMLTGGYQRLPRCIEDIGSQNKLSPDEENCALRKLDASVRYKVLVTPRPKEVSNVSVTDGIAVFRVDGEFKVLLTLGYRGNVDLWRILHMELLVGEKKGPIKLDESRRFALGDDIERRMAASDNPFTVLYAILHEFCISLAMDTIIRQANVLRQGRWKDAIRSELISDSVTGQTGNASLMQLVQDGEFDSSGFKIPGLKVNYWLDGKSTSTAEPDSSPFMKIEAGQEMQIKCQHSSFVIDPFTDKEAHLSLDLSCIDVEQLILRAIACNRHTRLLNIQRQLCKNVQISQSPKDVILKRDVTAAKDTNKNTGKKGFSDCFGNEVLQVRAYGQAYISLGINIRCFTIFINPDCEEALNKGSTSTTEVFSSLRTRSILHLFAAAGRFFGLKVYQQSQGTLKIPETILHGSDLMVMGFPHCANAYYLLMQLDKDFRPVFHLLETQCDASDKTNANADAKEAIRCNKINIGQMQVLKNESNTNPFDVKLQALQSVMSPGDLMEGDIPVQNGIEPLPLLPTCSPSFSSIVDEVFENECGSTAAQNHSVPPSTLPSTSHLNSLSVGIQRINPRAVSPMLDGGGSHTQAINTLKVHPSVSLHSYLPSNFRPIQDVNKSLQLVPSSNNNSNQIPVQSSHSGSLGNPVSNHLVRPSTTTGGLEKLITAGSDGASRKRSLSDFLPSIPSLQGLQPSKPRKLRKISQSVQSPLPLQAYSSNLQSRASLTCGDVHEERNNCVPATIYASVLLHVIRHCSLCIKHAQLTAQMDSLAISYVEEVGLRTPSSTLWLRLPFAQDDSWKHICLRLGKAGSMSWDVRINDPHFRELWELNGGSTATQWGVGIRIANTSEMDSHISFDSDGVVLTYNTVEADSIQKLVSDLRRLSNARSFACGMRRLIGVKVDDKVDNNQLSTEMKPQYVNKSNSDASDKLSEQMRKTFRIEAVGLMSLWLSYGTMPMVHIVVEWEIAKGGCTMHVSPDQLWPHTKFLEDFVNGGEVASFLDCIRLTAGPLLALGGAIRPARMPVTVSSGYSTMPKQSNILTQGPLANGSSSSTIHHTPVPSNPAAAHLGSHNLHAAAMLSAAGRGGPGLVPSSLLPFDVSVVLRGPYWIRIIYRKKFSVDMRCFAGDQVWLQPATPPKGGPSVGGSLPCPQFRPFIMEHVAQGLNALEPNFMNATQASGHLNNNAGPLQTAPGASRLSATPGVSMSRPTSGVANHVAASLSRAGNAILASSALASGIGGASVRLTPGAGLPVHMKGELNTAFIGLGDDGGYGGGWVPLAALKKVLRGILKYLGVLWLFAQLPELLKEILGSILKDNEGALLNLDQEQPALRFYVGGYVFAVSVHRVQLLLQVLSVKRFHHQQQQQQAQSNAQEELAAAEINEICDYFSRRVASEPYDASRVASFITLLTLPISVLREFLKLIAWKKGFSQAHGDIATAQRARIELCLENHSGSVSADNTESSLAKSNIHHDRAHSSVEFALTFVLDHALIPQMNVAGGAAWLPYCISVRLRYSFGDNNHIAFLAMDGSHGGRACWLQLEEWERCKQKVARAVETVNGSAVAGEVGQGRLRMVAEMIQKQLQLCLQQLRDGPLSAGSTAS; this is translated from the exons atGGCGGTGGAGCTGGGGAAGCAGACGGTGGAGCTGGGAGCGGTggtccggcgggcggcggaggagtcTTACCTCGCGCTGCGGGAGCTCGTGGAGAAGTCGCAGGCGGAGGCCGAGGGGAAGGGCATTGGCGCTGGAGCCAATGGTGGCTGGCAGCGCTCCGACACCGAGAAGAAGATCGACTTGCTCAAGTTCATCACGCGCACGCGCCAGCGCATGCTTCGTCTCCACGTCCTCGCCAAGTGGTGCCAGCAG GTTCCTTTGGTCAATTATTGTCAACAGCTTGGATCAACTCTCAACAGCCATGAAACATGCTTCACTGAGACAGCTGACTGGCTGTTCTTTATGCGTGATGACTTGGAGAAACATCGGGCTCCTATGTTTGATGTTCCTTCTGCTACTGAAGTCATGCTTACTGGGGGTTATCAGAGGCTGCCAAGATGCATAGAAGACATAGGAAGTCAAAATAAACTTTCCCCAGATGAAGAAAATTGTGCTCTGCGGAAATTAGACGCTAGTGTGCGGTACAAAGTACTTGTGACACCAAGACCTAAGGAAGTATCTAATGTTTCGGTAACTGATGGAATAGCAGTTTTCCGTGTGGATGGAGAATTTAAAGTTCTTCTCACATTAGGTTACCGTGGTAATGTAGATTTATGGAGAATATTGCATATGGAGTTACTGGTTGGTGAGAAGAAAGGTCCTATTAAGCTTGATGAAAGTAGGAGATTTGCTCTTGGTGATGATATAGAAAGAAGAATGGCAGCTTCTGATAATCCCTTCACAGTGCTATATGCTATACTCCATGAGTTCTGCATCTCTCTTGCTATGGACACTATTATTAGGCAGGCTAATGTTCTACGACAGGGAAGGTGGAAAGATGCGATAAGATCTGAACTCATCTCTGACAGTGTCACTGGACAAACTGGAAATGCTTCTCTAATGCAGCTTGTTCAAGATGGGGAATTCGATTCAAGTGGTTTTAAGATACCTGGGCTGAAAGTTAATTATTGGCTAGATGGAAAAAGCACTAGCACAGCAGAACCTGATTCGTCTCCTTTTATGAAAATTGAGGCAGGGCAAGAGATGCAGATAAAGTGCCAGCATAGTTCGTTTGTAATTGACCCATTTACAGATAAAGAGGCTCATCTTTCTCTTGATTTGAGTTGCATTGATGTTGAACAACTTATTTTGAGAGCCATCGCTTGCAATAGGCACACACGCCTTCTTAATATTCAGAGACAGCTGTGCAAAAATGTCCAAATTTCTCAGTCCCCAAAAGACGTTATCCTGAAACGAGATGTCACAGCAGCTAAGGACACAAACAAG AATACAGGGAAGAAGGGCTTCTCAGATTGTTTTGGGAATGAAGTGCTTCAAGTAAGGGCATATGGCCAGGCATATATTAGTCTTGGAATAAATATAAGGTGTTTCACTATTTTCATCAATCCTG ACTGTGAGGAAGCTCTAAACAAAGGAAGTACTTCAACTACCGAGGTTTTTTCAAGCTTAAGGACCAGAAGCATCCTCCACCTTTTTGCAGCAGCTGGAAGGTTTTTTGGCCTTAAG GTTTACCAGCAGTCTCAGGGCACTCTGAAGATTCCAGAGACCATATTACATGGTTCAGATTTGATGGTCATGGGATTTCCACATTGTGCAAATGCCTACTATCTGTTGATGCAACTCGATAAGGATTTCAGGCCTGTTTTTCATTTGCTTGAGACACAGTGTGATGCAAGTGATAAGACTAACGCAAATGCAGATGCTAAAGAAGCTATTAGGTGTAACAAAATCAATATTGGGCAGATGCAAGTACTTAAAAATGAGTCAAATACCAATCCTTTTGATGTGAAGCTGCAGGCCCTACAAAGTGTAATGAGTCCTGGAGACTTAATGGAGGGTGATATTCCTGTCCAGAATGGAATCGAGCCTCTTCCACTACTTCCTACTTGTTCACCATCGTTTTCTTCTATTGTTGATGAGGTTTTCGAAAATGAATGTGGTTCTACTGCTGCACAGAACCATTCTGTACCACCATCTACTTTGCCATCTACATCTCATCTGAATTCTCTTTCAGTTGGTATTCAAAGAATAAATCCTAGGGCTGTCTCACCAATGCTTGATGGAGGAGGCTCTCATACCCAAGCTATTAATACTTTAAAGGTTCATCCTAGTGTCAGTTTGCACAGCTATCTCCCAAGTAACTTTAGACCTATACAAG ATGTAAATAAATCACTTCAGCTTGTCCCTTCAAGCAATAATAACAGCAATCAAATCCCTGTTCAAAGCTCCCATTCAGGCAGTCTTGGGAACCCTGTTTCTAATCACTTGGTTAGACCTTCAACTACTACAGGAG GACTAGAGAAGCTCATCACTGCTGGCTCTGATGGTGCATCTAGGAAACGTTCTCTTTCAGATTTCCTACCAAGTATCCCTTCATTGCAAGGACTGCAACCTAGTAAGCCAAGAAAGCTGAGAAAAATATCACAATCAGTGCAGAGTCCCCTGCCTTTGCAGGCATACTCATCTAATTTGCAATCAAGAGCCAGCCTTACCTGTGGAGATGTTCATGAGGAAAGAAATAATTGTGTTCCGGCAACTATATATGCTTCTGTGCTATTACATGTCATAAGGCACTGTTCGTTATGCATCAAACATGCTCAACTAACTGCTCAGATGGATTCGCTTGCAATTTCATATGTGGAAGAAGTTGGTCTGCGGACACCATCATCTACTCTTTGGTTAAGATTACCTTTTGCACAAGATGATTCGTGGAAACATATATGCCTGCGCCTTGGTAAGGCTGGAAGCATGTCTTGGGATGTTAGGATAAATGATCCACATTTCAGGGAACTTTGGGAACTCAATGGAGGAAGCACTGCAACACAATGGGGTGTTGGTATTCGCATTGCAAATACCTCAGAAATGGATTCACATATATCTTTTGATTCTGATGGGGTTGTTTTAACTTACAACACTGTTGAGGCAGATAGCATCCAGAAGCTTGTGTCGGATTTACGACGACTTTCGAATGCCCGTTCTTTTGCTTGCGGAATGAGGAGATTAATTGGTGTGAAAGTTGATGACAAAGTAGACAACAATCAGTTATCCACGGAGATGAAACCACAATATGTTAATAAAAGCAACAGTGATGCTTCTGACAAGCTATCTGAGCAGATGAGGAAGACTTTCAGGATTGAAGCTGTCGGTCTAATGAGCTTGTGGTTGAGCTATGGCACCATGCCTATGGTACACATTGTTGTTGAATGGGAGATTGCTAAGGGAGGTTGCACAATGCACGTTTCTCCGGATCAGCTTTGGCCTCACACAAAG TTTCTGGAGGATTTCGTGAATGGTGGAGAGGTAGCATCCTTCTTGGATTGCATTCGGCTTACAGCAGGACCATTACTTGCCCTTGGAGGTGCAATTCGTCCTGCAAGGATGCCTGTAACTGTTTCATCGGGATATAGCACTATGCCAAAGCAATCCAACATCCTGACACAAGGGCCGTTAGCAAATGGATCATCTTCATCAACCATACATCACACACCTGTCCCCTCAAATCCTGCAGCTGCCCATTTAGGCAGTCATAACCTCCATGCTGCTGCCATGCTCTCAGCTGCTGGGCGTGGTGGACCTGGACTTGTTCCCAGTTCATTACTGCCTTTTGATGTCTCTGTTGTACTTCGTGGGCCATACTGGATACGCATTATATATCGCAAGAAATTTTCTGTTGACATGCGCTGCTTTGCTGGGGATCAGGTTTGGCTCCAGCCAGCTACCCCTCCTAAAGGTGGACCATCAGTTGGTGGATCATTGCCATGCCCACAATTCCGACCTTTCATAATGGAACATGTTGCTCAGGGTCTGAATGCTCTTGAACCCAACTTCATGAATGCTACACAGGCTAGTGGACACTTGAATAACAATGCTGGACCTCTACAAACTGCTCCCGGTGCAAGTCGTTTAAGTGCTACCCCTGGTGTTTCTATGTCCAGGCCAACTTCTGGTGTTGCTAACCATGTAGCAGCCAGTTTGAGTCGAGCAGGAAATGCCATATTGGCTTCTTCAGCTCTTGCTTCAGGGATCGGTGGAGCTTCTGTGCGACTTACTCCTGGAGCTGGTCTCCCTGTTCACATGAAAGGGGAACTTAACACAGCTTTTATAGGGCTTGGGGATGATGGCGGATATGGTGGTGGCTGGGTTCCTTTGGCAGCTCTGAAAAAGGTTCTGAGAGGGATCCTTAAGTATCTTGGAGTTCTATGGTTGTTTGCACAATTGCCTGAACTTTTGAAAGAAATACTGGGATCAATCTTAAAGGACAATGAAGGGGCACTCTTGAATTTGGATCAAGAGCAGCCTGCGCTTCGGTTCTATGTGGG AGGCTATGTATTTGCAGTCAGTGTTCATCGGGTTCAACTGCTTCTACAAGTTTTGAGTGTTAAAAGATTTCACcaccagcaacagcagcagcaggctcaGAGCAATGCTCAGGAAGAGCTAGCAGCAGCTGAAATCAATGAAATATGCGACTACTTTAGTAGGCGTGTCGCATCTGAACCATATGATGCTTCTAGAGTTGCTTCTTTTATCACTTTGCTTACATTGCCAATTTCAGTACTCCGTGAGTTTTTAAAGCTCATTGCATGGAAGAAAGGTTTTTCCCAGGCTCACGGGGACATTGCTACTGCTCAGAGGGCTCGGATTGAGCTCTGTTTGGAGAATCACTCAGGATCAGTTTCAGCTGATAACACAGAGAGCAGTTTGGCCAAAAGTAACATTCATCATGACAGAGCCCACAGTTCAGTAGAGTTTGCCCTGACATTTGTACTTGACCATGCTCTAATTCCTCAAATGAATGTAGCTGGTGGAGCTGCCTGGCTTCCATATTGCATATCTGTGAGACTTCGGTATTCTTTTGGGGACAACAATCATATAGCATTCCTTGCAATGGATGGGAGCCATGGTGGGAGAGCCTGCTGGTTGCAACTTGAGGAGTGGGAAAGATGTAAGCAGAAGGTTGCAAGAGCTGTGGAGACTGTGAATGGGTCTGCTGTGGCTGGAGAGGTAGGCCAAGGAAGGCTGCGAATGGTTGCTGAGATGATCCAAAAGCAACTCCAACTCTGTCTACAACAGCTAAGAGACGGCCCACTTTCTGCAGGCTCTACTGCATCCTGA